One window of Methanothermobacter thermautotrophicus genomic DNA carries:
- a CDS encoding sensor histidine kinase has protein sequence MTCRILILEDVPLDVELMEREIRRAGIEFISETVDNEEDFIRAIDEFKPEVILADHSLPSFDGLSALSIARERCPWVPFIFVSGKIGEEFAVEALKAGATDYVLKSNFSKVPIAIKRAIREIEKEQELERTRQSLIESNWQLREAQKIGRIGSWHWDIASDTLSCSDEALRILGIRREEFRGRMDEMASMIHPDERGTFIESIRSLKPFEGEYRIVRDDGSISFVLLRAEVMRDSKGNPKSLIGIKQDITEDKRIRESLEASLREKEFLLSEIHHRVKNNLQLISSLLRLQSRYIEDERSLEIFTECQNRVKSIALVHEKLYGSGDMMVVNLGDYIEELLAELRDMCNGRNTAFRTKLDEVNVGINTAVSIGLIVNELVTNAIKHGICSGGEVRIELSVSDGRGALVVADDGTGLPEGIEISDPPGFGLKLVNFMLRRINGSIAAENRGGAVFTVTFDAGGE, from the coding sequence ATGACATGCAGGATTCTTATACTCGAGGACGTCCCACTGGACGTTGAGCTCATGGAGAGGGAGATAAGACGGGCTGGCATTGAATTCATATCAGAGACGGTTGATAATGAAGAGGACTTCATAAGGGCCATCGATGAGTTCAAACCCGAAGTTATACTTGCAGACCACTCCCTGCCCTCCTTTGATGGTCTCTCAGCCCTTTCGATCGCCAGGGAGAGGTGCCCGTGGGTTCCCTTCATATTTGTAAGTGGCAAGATCGGAGAGGAATTTGCAGTTGAGGCCCTGAAGGCTGGAGCCACAGACTATGTCCTCAAGAGCAACTTTTCAAAGGTCCCAATTGCAATAAAAAGGGCCATCAGGGAGATTGAAAAGGAGCAGGAACTTGAAAGAACAAGACAGTCACTTATTGAGAGCAACTGGCAGCTGAGGGAGGCACAGAAGATAGGGAGGATAGGCAGCTGGCACTGGGACATTGCCTCCGATACCCTGTCATGCTCTGATGAGGCCCTGAGGATACTCGGAATTCGGAGGGAGGAATTCAGGGGCCGCATGGATGAGATGGCCTCAATGATACACCCGGATGAACGCGGAACATTCATAGAGTCAATAAGGTCTTTGAAGCCATTTGAGGGTGAGTACAGGATAGTCAGGGATGATGGCTCCATCTCATTCGTTCTTCTCAGGGCAGAGGTGATGAGGGACTCCAAGGGGAATCCAAAGTCATTGATAGGGATAAAACAGGATATAACAGAGGATAAACGTATCAGGGAGTCCCTTGAGGCTTCGCTGAGGGAGAAGGAATTCCTCCTATCTGAGATACACCACAGGGTCAAGAACAACCTTCAGCTGATATCAAGCCTCCTGAGGCTCCAGTCAAGGTACATAGAAGATGAGAGGTCCCTTGAAATATTCACTGAATGTCAGAACAGGGTTAAATCAATAGCCCTGGTCCATGAGAAGCTCTATGGATCAGGGGACATGATGGTGGTCAATCTTGGAGATTACATAGAGGAGCTACTGGCTGAACTCAGGGATATGTGCAACGGGAGGAACACGGCATTCAGGACGAAACTTGATGAGGTCAATGTGGGAATCAACACCGCGGTTTCCATTGGCCTGATTGTCAATGAACTCGTAACAAATGCCATAAAGCATGGGATATGCTCTGGTGGTGAGGTGAGGATTGAGCTTTCAGTCTCAGATGGAAGGGGCGCCCTTGTAGTTGCGGATGATGGTACAGGGCTTCCTGAGGGAATTGAAATTTCAGATCCGCCCGGATTCGGCCTTAAACTCGT